TTTGAGTCTCACTTTTTCTTAAAGCCGTCTAAGCAAATACATTTGTAATATCTGAGTGCTTAACTATGCATGTCTCTTACAGGGCTCCTCGCTGCCATGACACTCAATCAAAAAGCCTAGCGTGGGCTGGCCGAGCCCCCTGAGGGGGTACGAAGCAGAGCAAGTACAGAGGAAGGCATTGCGAGATCACCAGGTAAACTGAATGTTACTTGTTACTCCCAACCTGTGCCCAAATAGCCTTGCTACGTGCTCCCTCCTCACTAAGAAGAGAGCACCACTTCTTCTGTGTTAAGTGCTTGGTTTCGTGATTTGTCTTTCAGAGTTGGAAATGGAGCAGCCATTTGGATTTGGGCAGGAAGCAGCCGAGCACAGCTTTGGATCCTTCTGTAGGGAAATCGAGTTATGGATTTATGGTCCCGGTCAAGCtcagcccagccccagccaggGGCGGGCTCAGCAGCAGGAGTTCTGGTAGCAGTGGCGGCGGCGGCAAGAGCAGCGGCAACAGTAGCAGCGACAGCAGCAGCTTGGTCCTCCGACTCTCTTCGGTGACGGGTATTCTTGGGTGGATAATACGGATTACGTTGTTATTGCTTAAGAATACGCGTAGTCGAGGAGAGTACCAGCGGCAGACGGGCAGCGACCGCCTCTCCCAACCTACCAGCTGGCCTCTAAACGCCCGTGGTTGCCAAGGTAGCACTTTTTTGATCTTTTCCTTTCCTCGGATGTTTTCGCTCTGGGTCTCGTGTTCGATGATTGCAAGACACATCCCACCAGAAGGGCTCCGTGCACCGCGCCTCTGGTGACCCGGCCTGTAGAATGGGTTCGCGCAGAGAGGCAGGGAGCGAGGCGGAGGGGAGGGGCCGGAAGAGgaaaggggtcggtccggctgaGCCTGGGGGGCTTCTGAGCGTCCACGGCTAGGCGGTCTCCTCTGCAGGGTGGGGTGCGGCCGGGACAGACCGCAGACTGGGCGAGTCTCTAAAGTTATGAATGATTGAAAGGCCTTGAGCAGTTTGCCAGCGTCGCGAGTGAGGAGCGGGGGCTCAGCGGAGGGTCGCTGGGATCTGCCTCCGCAGAAAGGGCGTGTCCGTGGGCGAAGGTGCCCGCGCAAGCTGCGGAAGCGCGTGACTTCGCCGAATCCTCGCCCCGAGGCGGCGCcggagccccacccccggccctGCCTTTCCGCAGCCAGAGGTGGCGGCCGGGCCAGGGGAgtgggcgggggccggggcgctGGGTCCCCGAAGAACTTCCAAATGGGAAGTGTGGCGGGTCTCTCAGGAAGCCGTATTTTCCCTTCGGATTCTCTGCGAAGGGCTGGAGAAGCAGGATGGGAACCGGATTAGTCGCGGTGTGGCCCAGAACTGGCACCTTCCTGAAAGCGCTTGGGGCAGCAGTGGCTGTGCAGACGGTCGAATTGCTTGGGACACCTCTTCAACGCCAGTTCTTTCCAGCAGCTGCCTTAGGATGAGCCTCACACACCAGCAAACCCGCGGCAGGTCCCCCCTGTCAGGTCTGCTGCGTAGGGACGGGAGGAAGAGCGAGCCTCTCCCTCTTTCTACCTCCAGTCTTTGTGTCAAACATTAATGGACGATAAAACAATACGGATCTGTCCCCTTCTCCTAGCGAAGAGCCAGCAGCCGCCCACAGACTCCCTTACGCACGCCCCGCATGCCCGGGGACAACCGGACGTGGCCCGAGCCGAGATGCCCAAGATGGAGTTGGAAGAGGTGCTCCACAATGGGGGGCGCGGGCCGAAGCGCCAGCCTTCAGCTCTGGCGGGCTGGGGACCACACGACTCCGCCACTCGCCCTTCTCTCTTGCGAGGCGTCGGGGGCCTGCCCGGTGGTGGCGCTTCAAAGGTGGGAGGAGAAAGTGCGGAGGATAAAAAGTCTTCGGCGCCAAAGATTGCACGAAACGCGGTAGGAACCTCTTGGAACACCAGGACCAGGTTCCCTCCCAGCGCGGGGACAGTTGGTTGTGCAAAGGCGGAGAAGATTAAATTCCTGAGAAGTCGAAGCTGCAGGGAAAAAAAGGATTGTGGAAGGTGGCTCTCTGGCGTGGCGCTCCCAGACCAGCTCTGAGCCAAGCTGCGCCCAACACTCCTTCTCCCCCTGGAGGACGGGCCTTCCCCAGGCGCAACGTGCGTTTGTCCTACTTGGTTCTGTGGCACGAGAACTGTGCTGAGCCCTGAAGACGAGGAGAGCGAGGTGCCTGGAGGAGGCAGGCACCCTCGCATGCTTTCCCACCTAGGGTCTCCCCATTCTTCCAGGACTTAGGTCTCCCAGCGACAGTACTTTATGCAtatcctctccccacccctatTTCCACCCCACCCACATCTGATCCCACAGTTTCTCTCAGGTTCAGGGAAGGTCGTCTCCAGGGAAAGCGGGTGGGCCACTTCTCTGATGCTCCCGTGGTCAGTCCATTTTAAGAGTGAGCTGAAGTAGGAAAAACACAGATGCTATCTATGCACTGGACCGTCTATCACTATCAACAGAATATGTACCTCCTGCTCGTCTCCACTTCATTGTTCTGTGAATTGCCCCCTTTCTCTGGGGATCCACCAGTTGGTGATTAAGGACTTTTAAGTATTGCGCTTGTTATGTATTTAACAAAATGCAATATGTCTGCTGGTGGCATTGTTTTATTGGAGAAttaggaaagtacagagaagcTATGTAATCTAGTTCTTAGGTGATTGCTGGAAAGCTGGTTTCTTGCTTGTTGGCTAAAATAATAAGGgtacaatatttcaaaagcagaAAGGGGCCTAGGACCTGGAGATAGGTTTGTGAGAAATGGGAGATATGATACTTTCACATTTTTTTGAAGGAATGaggaagaaattttgaaaaataagttatttcatTAAGTTCTTTGAGACCTGTGCTTCAGTTTATGACTGCAATTGCATCACAAATGAATAACCATAATTTTAAGAATGGAATAATAGTCAATGCTAGTgattaaacctaaaggaaacccCTACTCATGGCCAACACAAAGCATTTTGATTTTCTTCGTTTAAATACTTAAATCTCATTGCTTTCTTTCCCTTGTAGAATTACTTCCTTATAAAAGTTTCCATTAGGTGTCAGTCTGACTGAGCTGGTTCCTACataagtttgaaaaaaaatgttttaccaGAGTGGTAGATaagagggaggggggaataaaaagtttattaaattgAAATTACTGCAGTTAATTGTTCTTGTTATAAggcagctttttttttccccagaaaatagaattttaaattaaattgccACCAGCTAGTTACTGCTTTGCCCTGTGAGTATCCATTGCCAAGATTAAAGAAGTGCCAAGTGCTTGTTTGTGCTTTTCATGCTAGAGTCCAATGATATTAAGTAGTCTTAATAGTTGGATTGTTTTTCTGTTGATGTCCAAGTACTAGAAAGACAAATATCCTTTTTCTAAAATTTGGCTTGTTTTACAAAGTACAAGTTCTATCTAAGAAAAGCATATGGATATAGTTTAGATTATTCATTTGATGGTAACACTTAGGGCacagtggaaggggagagagaaaatttATGTTAATTGCTTTTGACCACTATTTTTACCTTAGTCAAGTCTGTGTAAACACTCAAATTTTTATGAACACAGCTTATAACTTATGGATGGAAGATTTTAAGTTGCCCATTGAAATTTGTGTAATGTCTGTGAACACTGAATTGTACTGTGATATTCCTTAATAGGTGTAAGAAACCATCTTAAGTTGATGATTTGCTACTAAGTCCCTGGTGTGGAGATCGGTGAAACtgtgttttaaaaacaatttccttttttttcctttgtatttgtgACTTGTATTTTGATGTTTTTCTTGAATAGAATTGCAAGGAATTGTGGTATTCAGAATTCAAGCTCCATTAAGAACTGTGACAACCCCTATGTGACTATAAAACAATATTGGACTGATGACTCTGaccaaatacatatttttaaaaatatgtaattatgtCCTGGAGCCAGGATCTATCCCTGAGGCCATTGGTAGAGTGAGGTACTTCATGGTGTCATAGCAGTGCCAATCTAGAACCAATCTAGAAATGAACTCCCAGTGAATGCCCAGGCAAGGGAAAGCAATGAAGTAACATTTTGATTGATGGAATATTCCATAAATCATGTTAtcaatttttcttattatattcCATGTCAATCATGGTAAATTTTCAAgtataaaaatagacaaacaagcTGGCGATAATAGTTACATTGGGAATGATTTAGTGTTTTTCTGTGAAGGACAAGGGAGAAGGACTAGGGGCATAGAGAAGACAGTTTGTGAAAGACTATCATAAGTAGTCACCATTCTTTTCATTATTGTTGAGTTCCAGTTAGGTTTGTATCACAAACACGAAAGAATGATATTCTTACAGTGTTAGAGAGGAGTGGAGGAGCATATTCtgcatattttatttgaaaataaatttcctttggagagaaatattttcaataagagaaaatatattaatgacTGCAGAATACTTAGAGATTTTTTTACTATTGCATTTAGCTATCACATATAGTTATTGGTAGTTATACACCTATAAACGTAAGTACTAATTTAGTTTTAAGCAAACTGTTTTGGAGTGAATTTGCTTTTAACATGGTTTgagctttgttctttcttttttcctcttggcACTTATCCCTTAAATCATGACTGATAACTCTTGAATTTCAGCCTACAAAGTATTTTGAATGAGTGCATAAAACAAGTTTTTTAATTGATAAAACATTGCAGCTCATCCAAAAATTTAAGCTAAAAAAAGAGACATTATGAAATTAAGTTTCTTGAAATGGCTTTAGTTCCTGATGATTTTGTTGAGTGCAGCCTAACAATCCAACCAAAGTATCTTAAATGTTTGCGTTGTTGTCCAGATAATTAATTTGTGactatctaaatttttttttagttttgtcatattctgtttaaTAATAGTGTGGTCTAAGTAAGAATCTCATTCTTAAAACCAATGAAAAGTACTATAATATCTATACAAGTGTAAAGACAACACTTTTGGATTGCTTTGCATGTGGAAATTCCTTTTAAGACTCACTAATAATCCACAGTACCCAAAAAATTATATACATGTCAGGTGGAaacaaaaggtttaaaaaaaattaatggtaaACTATTAATTCTGAAACTGCTAGTTCAAATGATTTTAAATAAGGCTTACTATATTTATCTTATTAAGTTCAAATCAATACTGAATCCTGCCTAATTAAATTTCAAGCTAAAAAGTGCTTATGTCGTTGTAATCAATTTACTGATACTATGTTCCTGGTTAAAATGCATCTTTATATCata
Above is a genomic segment from Dasypus novemcinctus isolate mDasNov1 chromosome 9, mDasNov1.1.hap2, whole genome shotgun sequence containing:
- the LOC139439653 gene encoding uncharacterized protein isoform X4; translation: MVPVKLSPAPARGGLSSRSSGSSGGGGKSSGNSSSDSSSLVLRLSSVTGILGWIIRITLLLLKNTRSRGEYQRQTGSDRLSQPTSWPLNARGCQGKIHEKNFAECPLNSIQPFEEIMKILMSFKILICSGIVQTCIDRSSQAEVAFRFPDHQRSDHPRY
- the LOC139439653 gene encoding uncharacterized protein isoform X5, with translation MVPVKLSPAPARGGLSSRSSGSSGGGGKSSGNSSSDSSSLVLRLSSVTGILGWIIRITLLLLKNTRSRGEYQRQTGSDRLSQPTSWPLNARGCQEIHEKNFAECPLNSIQPFEEIMKILMSFKILICSGIVQTCIDRSSQAEVAFRFPDHQRSDHPRY
- the LOC139439653 gene encoding uncharacterized protein isoform X6; translated protein: MVPVKLSPAPARGGLSSRSSGSSGGGGKSSGNSSSDSSSLVLRLSSVTGILGWIIRITLLLLKNTRSRGEYQRQTGSDRLSQPTSWPLNARGCQGSQDVTKCCHGIHQHYTPNERNT